In Persephonella sp. IF05-L8, the following are encoded in one genomic region:
- a CDS encoding IS110 family transposase produces MGIEFFSNFYDPDKFLAIESEKELQTILKKKLKHFGKSKDKVRKLYEYKIWFQETGYKPDKNSILIFCESLKRLKQLKNGLKETEDLIIKLGNQYEEVQLIKNLPHIKDLSATIIFSEIGDIKRFSSWQKLYAYFGLDPRNSQSGKLELRGKMSKAGIPHIRSLLYMISMSAISSNRGAYREYFLKRKEEGKPSKIIMFAIVQKIIRKIYFTLKYKNLK; encoded by the coding sequence ATGGGAATAGAATTTTTCTCGAATTTTTATGATCCTGATAAATTTTTAGCAATAGAATCAGAAAAAGAATTGCAAACTATACTTAAGAAAAAGTTAAAACATTTTGGAAAGAGTAAAGATAAAGTAAGAAAATTATATGAATATAAAATTTGGTTTCAGGAAACAGGTTATAAGCCAGACAAAAATAGTATTTTAATTTTTTGTGAATCTCTTAAAAGGTTAAAGCAATTAAAAAATGGTCTGAAAGAAACAGAAGATTTAATTATTAAGCTTGGAAATCAATATGAAGAAGTACAATTAATCAAAAATTTACCTCATATTAAAGATTTATCTGCAACAATCATATTTTCTGAAATTGGAGATATAAAAAGGTTTAGCTCATGGCAAAAATTGTATGCTTATTTTGGGCTTGATCCCCGAAATTCACAATCAGGAAAATTGGAATTAAGAGGAAAAATGTCAAAAGCTGGAATTCCTCATATTAGATCTCTGTTATACATGATATCTATGTCAGCCATAAGTTCAAATAGAGGTGCTTATAGAGAATATTTCTTAAAAAGAAAGGAAGAAGGAAAACCTTCTAAAATAATCATGTTTGCAATCGTTCAAAAAATTATAAGGAAAATTTATTTTACTTTAAAGTATAAAAATTTGAAATAA
- a CDS encoding IS110 family transposase: protein MKYFIGLDIDSKNVQIAVIDTDKKIYTNKKIKGIELINFVKNEIIGKFSPKETLVAMESTSSSYHLYPNFVFKKFGYTTKIVNPIYIKRYREYKTFRGKKQIKLMR from the coding sequence ATGAAGTATTTTATAGGTTTAGATATCGATTCTAAAAATGTTCAAATTGCGGTAATAGATACGGATAAAAAGATATATACAAACAAAAAGATAAAAGGGATAGAACTTATAAACTTTGTTAAAAATGAAATTATAGGCAAATTTTCGCCTAAAGAAACATTGGTAGCAATGGAATCCACAAGCTCAAGTTACCATTTATATCCAAATTTTGTATTTAAAAAATTTGGATATACTACAAAAATTGTTAATCCAATTTATATCAAACGCTATAGGGAGTATAAAACATTTAGAGGAAAAAAACAGATAAAGCTGATGCGGTAA